A window from Komagataeibacter xylinus encodes these proteins:
- a CDS encoding B12-binding domain-containing radical SAM protein gives MMTETCKVLMIFPLFNANSFWNYKEACDLAGARYPAAPLGLVTVAALLPRDWEVRLVNRNTEDLVDADYDWADMVMTGGMLPQRNDALHIIETCRARGKPVVVGGPDVTSSPSLYSAANFQVLGEAEEIMDDFVAAWRSGARQGVFEAPMGKTDVTKSPLPRFDLLKLDQYLHVGIQFSRGCPFSCEFCDIIELYGRVPRTKTNAQVMAELDALYALGYRGHVDFVDDNLIGNKKALKKFLPDLKRWQNEKNFPFEFSTEASINLADDADLLRSLADTNFFAIFVGIESPDTDSLVLMQKKQNTRRSLQQSIETIHKAGIFVNAGFIVGFDSEKGSVAQGMIDCIEDTSIPVCMVGLLYALPTTQLTRRLLAEGRLFSGSEQTQSGDQCTAGLNFETKRPRRDVLNDYRTVLAAIYDPVAYFGRVRRLGRMLGRKRAHRMIKGDLRSFVRLMFRIHRAGPGTAGQFWRMMLDCALHNPRALPYVVMTSALYLHLGPFSRQVIAEIDREIADVEQGRWHVPPVVRHVKAELVPA, from the coding sequence ATGATGACCGAAACCTGCAAGGTCCTGATGATCTTCCCGCTTTTCAACGCCAATTCATTCTGGAACTACAAGGAAGCCTGCGATCTTGCGGGCGCACGCTATCCGGCGGCCCCCCTTGGCCTGGTCACGGTCGCAGCCCTCCTGCCCCGGGACTGGGAAGTCCGGTTGGTCAACCGCAATACCGAAGACCTTGTGGATGCCGATTACGACTGGGCCGACATGGTCATGACCGGCGGCATGCTGCCGCAGCGCAATGATGCGCTGCACATCATCGAGACCTGCCGCGCGCGCGGCAAGCCGGTGGTGGTGGGTGGCCCCGACGTGACCTCTAGCCCATCGCTTTACAGCGCCGCCAATTTTCAGGTACTGGGCGAGGCCGAGGAAATCATGGATGATTTCGTCGCGGCCTGGCGCAGCGGTGCGCGGCAGGGCGTGTTTGAAGCACCAATGGGCAAGACGGATGTTACAAAAAGTCCGTTGCCGCGCTTTGATCTGCTCAAGCTTGACCAGTACCTACATGTTGGCATCCAGTTCTCGCGTGGGTGTCCGTTCAGTTGCGAGTTCTGCGACATCATTGAACTCTATGGCCGAGTGCCGCGCACCAAGACCAATGCGCAGGTCATGGCCGAACTCGATGCCCTGTACGCGCTTGGCTATCGCGGACATGTGGATTTTGTCGATGACAACCTGATTGGCAACAAGAAGGCGCTCAAGAAATTCCTGCCCGACCTGAAACGCTGGCAGAACGAGAAGAACTTTCCATTCGAGTTCTCGACCGAGGCATCGATCAACCTTGCCGATGATGCCGACCTGCTGCGCAGCCTGGCCGATACCAATTTCTTCGCCATATTCGTCGGCATCGAAAGCCCGGATACAGACTCCCTCGTGCTGATGCAGAAAAAGCAGAACACGCGGCGCAGCCTGCAGCAGAGCATCGAGACAATCCACAAGGCCGGGATTTTCGTCAATGCGGGCTTCATCGTGGGTTTCGACAGCGAAAAGGGCAGTGTCGCCCAGGGCATGATCGACTGTATCGAGGATACGTCCATCCCAGTCTGCATGGTCGGCCTGCTTTACGCCCTGCCCACGACGCAGCTGACGCGGCGCCTGCTGGCGGAAGGCCGCCTTTTTTCCGGCAGTGAACAGACGCAGTCGGGCGACCAATGCACGGCGGGGCTGAATTTCGAGACAAAACGCCCGCGTCGCGACGTGCTGAACGATTACAGGACGGTGCTTGCGGCCATCTATGACCCAGTCGCCTATTTCGGCCGCGTGCGCAGGCTGGGCCGGATGCTCGGGCGCAAGCGCGCGCACCGGATGATAAAGGGTGATTTGCGCAGCTTTGTCCGGCTCATGTTCCGCATCCACCGTGCGGGGCCGGGAACGGCCGGGCAGTTCTGGCGCATGATGCTGGACTGCGCCCTGCATAACCCGCGCGCGCTGCCCTATGTGGTGATGACAAGCGCGCTTTACCTGCATCTTGGCCCGTTTTCACGCCAGGTCATTGCCGAGATCGACCGCGAGATCGCGGATGTGGAACAGGGCCGCTGGCATGTGCCGCCCGTTGTACGTCATGTCAAGGCAGAACTCGTGCCAGCCTAA
- a CDS encoding carbohydrate porin: MKTCSFAYAQPVPVSVLSAGVTPQQNIPDHIDPRTHLSGNWGGIRNWLLAQGIDIRISDTNEFWSNPVGGAQASSNYIGSAAVEMVTDLHTLTGLPLGTFDISAMEIRGRPFSNTPLYVFNQTSNIEADDNGRLYELWYSQKFMGERLAFRIGKLDLGHDFMVSSVGLNFLNASFSWPIMPDNDLYDQGPVSPVATPAIRLRYTLSPHWNFLFAAADDNPVGGPFINAKDPWNQNRDPGGTRFSFRTGALFFGEVQYRRTLYGRQGTYKLGGYFDTGRFPDQSDLRKNHKTNWAVYAIADQTLQHFGRITELDAFIRGNWTADTDRNQIVYAADAGLSLKGPFGRAGDMAGFGAGLGAASPYLAQADRRSGLPMQGTEYHLELTYQIPITPWFMLQPDIQGIISPSGGVLDNKGQHVHDEAIFGLHSSVTF; encoded by the coding sequence TTGAAAACCTGCTCTTTTGCATATGCCCAGCCTGTTCCCGTAAGCGTGCTGAGCGCGGGCGTTACGCCACAGCAGAATATTCCCGACCATATTGACCCGCGCACCCATCTGTCCGGCAACTGGGGCGGAATACGGAACTGGCTGCTGGCACAGGGAATTGATATCCGTATATCGGATACCAATGAATTCTGGTCCAACCCGGTGGGGGGCGCGCAGGCATCCAGCAACTACATCGGGTCCGCCGCGGTTGAAATGGTGACGGATCTGCACACCCTGACGGGCCTGCCACTGGGTACATTTGACATCAGCGCCATGGAAATCCGTGGGCGACCATTCAGTAATACGCCCCTGTATGTTTTCAACCAGACATCGAATATCGAAGCGGATGATAACGGGCGGCTATATGAACTGTGGTACAGCCAGAAATTCATGGGAGAACGCCTGGCCTTCCGGATTGGCAAGCTGGATCTCGGGCATGACTTCATGGTCAGCAGCGTCGGGCTGAACTTCCTCAACGCGTCCTTTTCCTGGCCCATCATGCCCGATAATGACCTGTATGACCAAGGCCCCGTCTCCCCCGTGGCCACGCCTGCGATACGGTTACGCTATACCCTGTCCCCACACTGGAATTTCCTGTTCGCGGCAGCCGATGACAATCCTGTGGGCGGCCCCTTCATCAACGCGAAGGACCCGTGGAACCAAAACCGCGACCCCGGTGGCACGCGCTTCAGTTTCCGCACGGGCGCTCTTTTCTTCGGGGAGGTCCAGTACCGGCGGACCCTGTACGGAAGGCAGGGCACATATAAACTTGGCGGTTACTTTGATACCGGACGCTTTCCCGACCAGTCCGATCTCAGAAAAAACCATAAAACCAACTGGGCCGTCTACGCCATTGCGGATCAGACGCTGCAGCATTTCGGGCGAATAACGGAGCTTGACGCTTTCATTCGGGGGAACTGGACAGCGGACACCGACCGCAACCAGATCGTCTATGCCGCAGATGCTGGGTTGTCCCTGAAGGGGCCGTTTGGACGTGCAGGCGACATGGCGGGGTTTGGTGCGGGCCTGGGGGCGGCTAGTCCCTATCTTGCCCAGGCGGACCGGCGTTCTGGCCTGCCCATGCAGGGCACCGAATATCATCTGGAGTTGACCTATCAGATCCCAATCACGCCATGGTTCATGCTTCAGCCTGATATTCAGGGCATCATATCGCCCAGTGGTGGTGTTCTCGATAATAAAGGGCAGCATGTGCATGACGAAGCCATCTTCGGTCTGCATAGCAGCGTAACATTCTGA
- a CDS encoding carbohydrate porin has product MFRRVCEGIFFWGIGGFISVAGQAQTAIAGGQAHLGASTPFLAQIDPATVRDSWQAGAITTSHSQDTPSAGGSLLGNMGGLRPWLARYGLTLSIQDVNELWGNATGGIGSTNGDGRGSGTGPSYIGITMPTLMADLERMIGLKGATINISALQIRGRAVTQDHLGNFNPISGFEADRSTRLFELWYQQSFLRGALDVKIGQQDLDTEFLISDYASLYLNANFGWPMGPSVNLYAGGPSWPLAAPAIRLRYRPGEKYTFMFAAADDNPSGNQDSSVFGVTGNPADPTSQTIRDGSGTQFNMGTGALLITEIQYAFNPQSGDSGRAASHPGLSGVYKLGGYYDTARFPDYRYNTQGLSLGADGGTPRWDRGNWLIYGIIDQLIWRPSPDASRALGLFVRATGNSGDRNIISFAIDAGLNLKAPFSGRTNDTLGLGWGIGRVTSGVRAYDRARGALVQGNENHFELTYQAQITPWMVVQPDFQYVLNPSGGTGDPSCPTHRIGNEAVFGLHTNVNF; this is encoded by the coding sequence TTGTTCCGGCGTGTATGTGAGGGAATTTTCTTCTGGGGCATCGGCGGTTTCATCTCCGTTGCGGGGCAGGCCCAGACCGCCATTGCGGGTGGGCAGGCCCATCTGGGCGCCAGTACACCTTTCTTGGCCCAGATTGACCCGGCGACCGTGCGTGATTCCTGGCAAGCAGGCGCAATCACGACCAGCCACAGCCAAGATACGCCGTCTGCCGGTGGGAGCCTGCTGGGGAATATGGGGGGACTGCGTCCATGGCTGGCCCGCTACGGCCTGACGCTGAGCATTCAGGACGTCAACGAGTTATGGGGTAACGCCACGGGCGGGATCGGCAGTACCAATGGCGATGGCAGGGGATCGGGCACGGGCCCTTCCTATATCGGCATTACCATGCCGACCCTGATGGCGGATCTGGAAAGGATGATCGGGCTTAAAGGCGCGACAATCAACATCAGTGCCCTGCAGATCCGGGGACGTGCCGTCACTCAGGACCATCTGGGCAATTTCAACCCCATCAGCGGATTTGAGGCGGATCGCTCCACCCGCCTGTTTGAACTTTGGTACCAGCAGTCCTTTCTCAGGGGCGCGCTGGACGTCAAGATCGGCCAGCAGGATCTCGATACGGAATTCCTGATCAGCGATTACGCGTCCCTGTACCTCAACGCCAATTTCGGATGGCCAATGGGTCCTTCGGTCAACCTTTATGCTGGCGGTCCTTCATGGCCGCTTGCAGCTCCCGCAATCCGGTTGCGCTACCGACCCGGTGAAAAATACACATTCATGTTCGCGGCGGCGGATGACAATCCGTCGGGTAATCAGGATAGCAGTGTCTTTGGCGTGACCGGAAACCCGGCGGACCCCACCAGCCAGACCATAAGGGATGGAAGTGGCACGCAGTTCAATATGGGAACCGGCGCGCTACTGATTACCGAAATTCAGTATGCCTTCAATCCTCAATCTGGCGACAGTGGACGCGCGGCCAGTCATCCGGGCCTGTCAGGCGTTTATAAACTTGGAGGCTATTATGATACGGCACGATTTCCGGATTATCGATATAACACACAGGGACTGTCTCTTGGCGCGGATGGTGGTACACCCCGCTGGGATCGGGGAAACTGGCTGATTTACGGGATAATCGACCAGTTGATCTGGCGTCCGTCGCCTGATGCATCACGCGCACTTGGCCTGTTTGTCCGGGCGACGGGTAATAGTGGTGATCGCAATATCATAAGCTTCGCCATTGATGCCGGCCTTAACCTGAAGGCGCCCTTTTCAGGCAGGACGAATGATACACTTGGTCTGGGCTGGGGTATCGGTCGCGTCACATCAGGCGTGCGTGCCTATGATCGCGCGCGCGGTGCCCTGGTGCAGGGAAACGAAAATCATTTTGAACTGACCTATCAGGCCCAGATCACACCATGGATGGTCGTGCAGCCCGATTTCCAATATGTCCTGAACCCCTCGGGCGGCACGGGAGATCCATCCTGTCCGACGCACCGGATTGGTAATGAAGCCGTATTCGGGTTGCATACCAATGTGAATTTCTAG
- a CDS encoding cytochrome b: MKYKSGLSPARYDAPTIIFHWGCTAIIMLQFATANLWGLFRNPLHHQLVVTHLTAGMVLSVLFPARLLWRLGWGRQIRAADRWLDAMLARYVEYSLYGLVLLEILLGYLWRWGNGQAMSFLSIQIMPPFGRFPTSTVGILHWLHQWNGWLIIVLATGHALAACFHYFILRDNVFQRMLLTGNVSDEYGK; the protein is encoded by the coding sequence ATGAAATACAAATCTGGCCTTTCCCCAGCACGTTATGACGCACCAACAATCATTTTCCACTGGGGATGCACGGCCATTATCATGTTGCAGTTCGCAACCGCGAATTTATGGGGCCTGTTCCGGAACCCGCTACACCATCAACTGGTGGTGACCCACCTGACGGCAGGCATGGTACTGAGCGTTCTGTTTCCCGCACGCCTGCTATGGCGACTAGGCTGGGGGCGGCAGATCCGCGCCGCCGATCGCTGGCTTGATGCCATGCTGGCGCGCTACGTGGAATACAGCCTGTATGGGCTAGTCCTGCTGGAAATCCTCCTTGGGTATCTGTGGCGATGGGGCAATGGGCAGGCCATGAGTTTCCTGTCCATCCAGATCATGCCGCCCTTTGGCAGGTTTCCGACATCGACAGTCGGCATTCTGCACTGGCTGCACCAGTGGAATGGCTGGCTGATCATCGTGCTTGCCACGGGTCATGCGCTGGCCGCGTGTTTTCATTACTTCATTCTCCGGGACAATGTTTTTCAGAGAATGCTGCTGACAGGGAATGTATCCGATGAATATGGAAAGTAA
- a CDS encoding VIT family protein, translating into MESKIPLRPKEIHATSRLGWLRAAVLGANDGILSTSSLIIGVASAHATQGSILLAGISSLAAGAMSMAAGEYVSVSSQADSEKADLAREKKELGSSWDAEVSELAGIYRQRGLDDILSRKVALQLMKHDALGAHARDELGISDATAARPVQAAFASASAFSSGAILPVLAALLSPASVVSWSVSAVSLIGLAVLGVVGARAGGASPWRPAMRVIFWGIVAMAVTAAIGRIFGVQT; encoded by the coding sequence ATGGAAAGTAAAATACCGCTGCGCCCCAAAGAAATCCACGCGACCTCCCGTCTGGGCTGGCTGCGGGCCGCTGTTCTGGGGGCGAATGATGGTATCCTGTCAACATCCAGCCTGATCATCGGCGTTGCCAGCGCCCATGCGACACAGGGGAGCATCCTGCTGGCTGGAATTTCCAGTCTGGCTGCCGGGGCCATGTCCATGGCCGCGGGGGAATATGTGTCCGTTAGCTCGCAGGCGGATTCTGAGAAGGCTGACCTCGCCCGCGAAAAAAAGGAGCTTGGCAGTAGCTGGGACGCTGAAGTGAGCGAACTGGCCGGGATATACCGTCAGCGTGGCCTGGATGATATTCTGTCACGCAAGGTTGCCCTTCAGCTCATGAAGCATGATGCACTGGGGGCGCACGCCCGCGATGAACTCGGCATTTCGGACGCGACAGCGGCGCGTCCGGTACAGGCCGCCTTTGCATCGGCTAGCGCATTCTCTTCCGGTGCCATACTGCCCGTGCTGGCAGCCCTGCTGTCGCCAGCCAGCGTGGTCTCGTGGAGTGTATCCGCTGTATCCCTGATTGGTCTGGCGGTATTGGGAGTCGTGGGTGCGCGTGCAGGTGGGGCCTCACCATGGCGTCCGGCAATGCGGGTCATATTCTGGGGCATCGTAGCGATGGCCGTGACGGCTGCCATCGGCCGGATATTCGGGGTACAGACATAA
- a CDS encoding response regulator transcription factor, with translation MTLVTRPRLLLVEDDHATTDYVRQGLEESGIDVVCVANGTDGSQHALSQTWDIVILDRMLPGLDGLTILMRMRSYAIMTPVLFLTTMDGVPSRVAGLRHGADDYMIKPFALRELVARVQVLLRRSSSFQHTTIMNVADVELNLLTLAVTRNGEKVLLQPQELKLLEYFMRNAGTVLSRQMLLKDVWHMDFPVRTNIVETHICRLREKLGQDGQPLIHTVRGSGYVMSA, from the coding sequence ATGACGCTGGTAACACGCCCCCGCCTGCTTTTGGTTGAAGATGACCACGCAACTACGGATTACGTGCGGCAGGGACTGGAGGAAAGCGGAATTGACGTGGTTTGTGTCGCTAACGGGACCGATGGATCGCAGCATGCCCTGTCGCAAACGTGGGATATCGTCATTCTGGATCGCATGCTGCCTGGTCTGGATGGACTGACAATTCTCATGCGCATGCGCTCTTATGCCATCATGACGCCAGTCCTGTTCCTGACGACGATGGATGGCGTACCAAGCCGTGTCGCCGGTCTGCGGCATGGTGCGGATGATTACATGATCAAGCCATTTGCATTACGCGAGTTGGTCGCGCGCGTGCAGGTACTGCTTCGTCGATCATCTTCCTTCCAGCATACAACAATAATGAATGTGGCTGACGTTGAACTCAATCTGCTGACGCTTGCAGTGACACGGAATGGCGAAAAGGTTCTTCTGCAGCCTCAGGAACTAAAACTTCTGGAATATTTCATGAGGAATGCAGGCACGGTGCTTTCCCGGCAAATGTTGCTGAAGGATGTCTGGCATATGGATTTCCCGGTTCGTACGAACATCGTCGAAACGCATATTTGTCGTCTGCGGGAGAAACTGGGGCAGGATGGCCAACCTCTGATCCACACCGTCAGGGGTAGCGGTTATGTCATGAGTGCGTGA
- a CDS encoding HAMP domain-containing sensor histidine kinase, with product MMSWNRISRRRNVETRRIIATTSFRIVTLFAGLFILGGMVMTITSGLYSQSTMRQQIRREVENESHETFADAGVADVRHLLPVVQGLIEHEPGFHYLLQDPGQVIVAGNMLHLRPVPGERWLAWSHRLPKEINQDIVYGIGYRLDDGGYYFVGMDASPLTHLQRALWTTILWGIAGFGLIGVAGGLFLSNLILKWIETISRTARSIMQGDMSRRIPLRGTDDELDHLSESLNAMLDQNEYLIASLKQVSNDIAHDMRRPLARMRQNLERAIGAHGPSDTMHEQVECAIEDLDAALEIFSSLLKLAQLESGAWNNEMEPLDPARLLESVLEPYRSVIEDNGQRLETEIIPACPTVTGHPVLLRQAFSNLIENAVRHTPDQTTITATIMLSDKTITIEIADNGPGIPDEAMLRVFDRFVRLDTSRTHDGNGLGLTMVKAVVQLHRGTIVLSHNNPGVRCIVKLPIEL from the coding sequence ATGATGTCGTGGAATAGGATATCCCGACGCCGAAATGTGGAGACACGACGTATCATCGCCACGACGTCGTTTCGTATCGTCACGTTGTTCGCCGGTCTTTTTATATTGGGCGGCATGGTCATGACTATAACGTCAGGCCTTTACAGCCAGTCAACCATGCGCCAGCAGATCCGCCGGGAAGTGGAGAACGAGAGCCATGAGACATTTGCAGATGCTGGTGTTGCGGATGTCCGTCATCTCCTGCCAGTTGTGCAAGGACTGATCGAACATGAACCCGGTTTCCATTATTTGCTTCAGGACCCCGGACAGGTCATTGTCGCAGGCAACATGCTGCATCTGCGACCAGTGCCGGGCGAACGCTGGCTGGCATGGTCCCATCGCCTGCCGAAAGAAATCAACCAGGATATCGTTTATGGAATAGGTTATCGCCTTGATGACGGCGGCTATTACTTCGTGGGCATGGATGCCTCGCCCCTGACGCATCTCCAACGCGCATTATGGACAACGATCCTGTGGGGCATTGCAGGATTTGGTCTGATAGGGGTAGCAGGCGGCCTTTTCCTGAGCAACCTGATCCTGAAATGGATCGAGACGATAAGCAGGACGGCACGGAGCATCATGCAGGGCGATATGTCTCGCCGCATCCCGCTACGTGGCACGGATGATGAGCTTGATCATCTCTCGGAGAGCCTCAATGCGATGCTCGACCAGAATGAATACCTGATTGCAAGTCTGAAACAGGTCTCCAATGACATCGCGCACGACATGCGCCGCCCGCTGGCGCGTATGCGCCAGAATCTTGAGCGCGCCATTGGGGCACATGGACCTTCCGATACCATGCATGAGCAGGTCGAGTGTGCAATCGAGGATCTGGATGCCGCATTGGAAATATTTTCCTCGCTGCTCAAGCTGGCGCAACTTGAGTCCGGGGCATGGAACAACGAAATGGAACCCCTCGATCCCGCACGACTTCTGGAATCAGTTCTAGAACCGTATCGCTCCGTTATCGAAGACAATGGACAGCGCCTGGAAACCGAAATCATTCCCGCCTGCCCTACCGTCACCGGTCATCCAGTCCTTTTACGGCAGGCGTTCTCCAACCTGATCGAGAATGCCGTACGCCATACGCCCGACCAGACCACCATCACAGCGACCATAATGCTTTCGGACAAGACCATCACGATAGAAATAGCCGATAATGGTCCAGGCATTCCGGACGAAGCCATGCTTCGGGTATTCGACCGCTTTGTCCGTCTTGATACAAGCCGTACGCATGACGGTAACGGGCTAGGGCTTACCATGGTGAAAGCCGTAGTACAACTGCACCGGGGCACGATCGTCTTGTCTCACAACAACCCTGGCGTAAGGTGTATCGTTAAATTACCCATAGAGCTCTAG
- a CDS encoding sulfite exporter TauE/SafE family protein: protein MLLWSLILVASAAAFGLSAVSGGGAGLLLMPLLGLVLPGTQVPAALSIGTVASSATRIISFRQAIRWDIVRHFAPTALPFAALGAWALSRMEPAYLSLLLGVFLMGNLPLLFRKPAPQVTVKTPHAIELHVLGATAGFISGFTGAVGLVFNGFYYRLGLRKEEIVATRAANEIMLHVLKIALYAEFGLLNTRASIAGIAVAAAAVLSSIIMKYLLPHLHDRLFHHIGHAAMVVAGVMMVISASSQLARQANVTVHFAHVAHEAAASVSWRQHTFAVEWENGDERELSPRVLSRLASSPMITTH from the coding sequence ATGCTGCTCTGGTCCCTGATTCTGGTTGCATCAGCCGCGGCATTTGGCCTGAGCGCCGTGTCGGGAGGCGGTGCCGGGCTGCTCCTAATGCCCCTGCTGGGGCTGGTGCTGCCTGGCACTCAGGTGCCAGCCGCCCTGTCGATCGGGACAGTTGCCAGTTCGGCGACGCGCATCATCTCGTTCCGGCAGGCGATCCGGTGGGACATCGTCCGGCATTTTGCGCCCACCGCGTTGCCCTTCGCCGCCCTGGGCGCATGGGCATTGAGCCGTATGGAGCCAGCCTATCTGTCGCTGCTTCTTGGCGTATTCCTGATGGGGAATCTTCCCCTTCTCTTTCGCAAGCCTGCACCCCAGGTCACTGTGAAAACGCCCCACGCTATCGAACTGCACGTGCTGGGTGCTACCGCCGGCTTCATTTCCGGTTTTACCGGAGCGGTCGGCCTGGTGTTCAATGGGTTTTATTATCGACTTGGTCTGCGGAAGGAAGAAATCGTCGCAACCCGCGCGGCCAACGAAATCATGCTGCATGTGCTCAAGATCGCTCTCTACGCTGAGTTCGGCCTGTTGAATACCCGGGCCAGCATTGCGGGTATCGCTGTTGCTGCGGCGGCGGTTCTGTCATCAATAATCATGAAGTACCTGTTGCCGCACCTGCATGATCGCTTGTTTCACCATATTGGTCATGCCGCCATGGTCGTGGCGGGTGTCATGATGGTGATCTCCGCCAGTAGTCAGTTAGCGCGGCAGGCAAATGTCACGGTGCATTTCGCCCACGTAGCCCATGAAGCCGCAGCGTCCGTGTCATGGCGACAACACACTTTCGCGGTCGAATGGGAAAATGGTGATGAACGCGAGTTGAGCCCCCGAGTGCTTTCCAGACTGGCTTCATCCCCTATGATAACAACCCATTGA